taattaaatatttctatgtgattaaatattattttattattaatttttaactatctaatcatacgaagatatatcatcatttgtatataaaattatgtatatacttgtatcttttaaatataatttcctaGTTATGCTACAATCAAAATCCAAGTCAATGAAagaattaactataaaaaaataaaaaaatatcatatgttaaatgataatattaatatatgttgtCAAAGTTTgacatttaaaaatatcatagaGACTATGGagttagaaattaaattataataattttattctttgaaGATGTCATGGCATAATGTAGTTGGAAAAATTGGGAAGTGTATAAGGTGGGAGTTGCAACCAACATAAACTAGAGGATGTTGAAGAGGTGGTAGATTTTGGTTGGTTCATATTATAACAACCAAAGcctaatttcttttaataatctCTTAATCAAGATTTTTAATTGCCTTGTGAATAACATGGGGGTGTTTGTAACTAACTGACCATCCCACAAGATTTTGATTGTTGGACTTGGGTGTTCATATTGGAATTAGAGGTGGACCAAATGTGAATCGGATCAAGTTTAAATtggtgtttgatttgattataatcGAATTCGAATAGGAGAAATAttagttcaaatttagtttgagatCGATGTCTTATTAACATCATTGTATCGAAGTTTGTCTCattgataattctttttttttacaattatttttttatttttcttcgataatttttttctgaagatttttctttttttttcttttatgatatAATTCTTTTGTGATCGAACAATAATacttcttttttccctttttagtgtttcttcttctttagtgATACTATTTAGGGGTGGATgtgattcaaatcgaattacgCTCGAAGCGATGTTTGACTTGATTCTAGTGGAGTTTGAGTTATAGGAATTTCAACTCAAGTACAATGCATTGTTGGCATCATTGCATCAAAATTTATCTTATCGAtaattcttccttttttttgatgatttattattcctttattatttttagtgattcttttgaaatcaaacaaattttcttcttcttcgatgatattttgtatttatcttTGGCAATAAAATTCATTAGTCGGGCATACTTTCTAATCATTCTCAATTCTAGTTAAACACAAATCGACCTTTATTCAACttattcaactcaaatccaccCATGACTGGATTAACATTCTATAGTTGAAATGTTACATTTGATTGATGTGAAACTTTACTATCTGTggtattttgttattattattatttttcaaagtctttgtaagatatttatatatttattatattttataatgtctAAGCAGAATAAGGATTGTTTGCTGATAATGTGGtgtttaatattatcaaatgtatattttattaagagatttattgaattaaaaacttagcatacatacatacatacatatatatatatatatatatatatatatatatatataatgttggACTACATGATTTATAAAATTCCTGGAATATGTTTGGTGTTGAAAATGATCAATAAATCATGATTTTGAGAATATAGTTTTCTATAAGTGTCAAAAGTAGCGATGGATTCAAACCgactttagtttaaattcagaatagtcaatttgaaattgaaCTTGATTTGCtcaattaatgaataataatttggagaaaaagaataacaaaaattatcagaaaagaaaaaaaattattgatgagaTAATTTCTAGTGTGAACAATACTAACAAGACGATGATCTCGAACCGAGTTTGAaatcaattaattgaattaagATTATTTGAATTGGGCTTTCAGCCCATTAGATTTATATACAATGACGGCTAATTTGTATGGCCCAAAGCTTAATAATTTTAGCATTAGTGTTATTTGTACATTTAAGTAATAAGATCTcgatctttaaaaaaaaagtaatattgtaTGTATTGATAATGAGtattaacataaataaacaaattgatgCATAGTTTTGTGATtgagttatttaattattcactttatttttaattaaaaattatttgaataatatatcaGTTTGTTTGTATTCATTAGTTTTTACCTtgtttatatgaaatattatttataaaaagggATAAGAATGTACAAAAGTATCAaacaattacatttttttttattgaaaaaactaaactttgtttttttatcaaatagatcaaactttcatattttcaaattgaaaggattaaaatttcaaattttcctattGAAAGATACCACATTAATTATCttgtttctaaaattaaaaaaaaaaaatcataattatgcttgttcaataatttcaatataGAATACTaaagttcttattttttttcaatagtaAATTTGAGTGTTCACTTCtttctataaaaagaaaaacattattcTACATCCGAATTAAATGATCCCTTTAATATCGAACCAACAATTTGTTCACTCtcttataaagaaaaaataatattttatatttttattttttttaatgagaaatcCTACTTGAGTAAGATCCCtccttcaaaatcaaaccaatcaTACCAATTAAAAAGATACGAGAGATTTGAACGCAAATTTTCTTGAAAGCCCACCCAAGTCACTCTTTAAGGGCAATATTctatctctttaatttaaaaaataaaaaatgtgatagtCCAACATTTACAttgttgttttaaaaaaaaattgagatatataatattaatttttattagtccttaaattgatattatttttaattgggcTTTCGGCccattagatatataatatacaatttgaatggcctaaaagatttaaaagaacaagaaaaatagaACTAAATGTAAATGATAAGGAGAAGAACAAATCGCCAACAAAGTTCAAGTTTGTGGCAAAAATGCACAAATCTCCGAACTCTAAAACAAATTCACGGGTTTATGATTGTCAATGGATTCGATTCGAATCCCTCAGCCTTAAGAGAGCTCGTATTTTATGGTGCCATGGTTGTTTCAGGTGCAATGAATTATGCTCAGCAAATGTTTGCTCAAATTACTGAACCGGATACCTTCATGTATAACACAATGATTCGAGGCTCAGCTCAGAGCCTAACCCCATTAAATGCAATTTTGTTATATACCCAGATGGATAAATGTTGTGTAAAGCCTGATAAATTTACTTTTCCTTTTGTGCTTAAAGCTTGTACTAGGGTTATGTTTAGAAACATGGGGTTTTGTGTGCATGGAAAGGTTGTTAAACATGGGTTTGAGGTTAATAATTTTGTGAGGAATAGccttatttattttcatgctAATTGTGGTGATTTGAGTGTTGCGAGGGTGATATTTGATGCTTCTGAGAAAAGGGATGTTGTTGCCTGGTCTGCTTTGACCGCAGGGTATGCAAGAAGAGGAGAGTTAAGTGTGGCGAGAAGTCTTTTTGATGCAATGCCGGTGAAGGACTTGGTTTCTTGGAATGTGATGATTTCTGGGTACGTGAAACAAGGAGAAATGGCACAAGCGAGGGCACTTTTTGATGAGGTGCCTCAAAGAGATGTTGTAACTTGGAATTCGATGATTGCGGGGTATGTGATGTGTGGATTGAATAAATGTGCGTTTGAGATGTTTGAGGAGATGAGGATTGCTGGAGAAAGACCGGATGAAGTGACCATGTTGAGTTTGTTGTCTGGTTGTGCGGACATGGGGGATTTGGAAGTAGGAAAGAAGATACATTGTGCACTTTTAGAGATGAGTTCGGGGGATATTAAAGTTTTCCTTGGGAATGCACTAATTGACATGTATGGCAAGTGTGGTAGCATCGAGAGAGCAATGGAAGTGTTTAATGGGATGAAGGAGAAAGATGTCTCAACGTGGAATTCAGTGATTATTGGGTTAGCTTTTAATGGATATGCCGAGGAATCAATTTCTTTGTTTAGTGAAATGCAGAGGTTGAGAGTCGGGCCAAACGAGATCACTTTTGTTGGAGTTTTAGTTGCTTGCAGTCATGCAGGTAAAGTGGAAGAGGGGAAGAGATATTTTAAGCTTATGAAAGATGTGTACAATACTGAGCCAAATATAAGACATTATGGGTGTATGGTGGACTTGCTTGGCCGTGCTGGGCTATTGAATGAAACATTTGAGTTCATAGACCAGATGAAGATCGAACCCAATGCCATTATTTGGAGGACTCTGCTAGGGGCTTGTAGAATTCATGGAAATGTTGAGTTGGGGAGGCGGGCAAACGAGAGACTACTTAAAATGAGACAGGACGAGAGTGGGAACTATGTCTTACTTTCCAACATATATGCTTCACAAGGTGAATGGGGTGGGGCTGAGAAGGTGAGGAAGTTGATGGATAACAGTCAGGTATGGAAAGAGCCTGGCCGTAGTGTAGTTGAAGCAGATGATAAAGCTCTTATGCActatttgtttaattcaaaGCTTAAATTAGATAGGGGAAACCCAGTTCATTGAGTTGCATATAGTTAAGCAATGTGCTTCCATGCTAACTTAATTTTTCTGGTAGAGAGTTGTAACTAAACATTACACAAAACTTAGTTTGAGAAATTGAGctcttttttaacttaatttttcttatatgtaccaaaacaatttatgtaatttgatttatttttctataaatttatatacagcAAATATTTCTTCCTTCTTGGTGCCAGACTCAGTTCTATATTTTTACTGTACAGTGAAGATGCAGAAGTTGCAGTTCAGTTCAGAATGGtcatttacatatatttatatatatcttcaaTTGTTAGTGTGTCATCTTATAGAATATTCAATCAATATCTATCAACTTGCAAGCCAGCAAATGCACTGCAGTAAAAGGGAAatcaaagtttaaatataagataaacaGAGTCATGCTTTCTTTGTACACTGTTTCCCTTTACAAGAGAACCAATCAAAGAGCCAAAAATGCGCTCACAGAAGGAGTTGAACTGTTGGCAGATGGCGAATCAGTTTGCTTTTCTGTTTCCCTTTTGTGCTGGGTATAGAATAGCTGCTGCTGCTTAGGCTCCAGAAGTCGAAAGACCAAGCATTGCCTAAATCATAGAAATACTCATTTTACATTACATTGAATAAGCTTCAACATTGCATATTCATTTACAAGAGGTAAGAAAAGTTTCTAAATGTCTTGTTTATCATTCCCGAAGATCTTGAAGGCTTAAAATACGTTAAGCCGATAAAAAGAGCTTGCTTATTTAGTAGTAAAGTGTAGTTTGAATATAtctatcaataaaactatttgtacacacttttgagtatttaattaagtatatagataatatatcattatatgattaggtgattttgaattgaaaataaaataacattcaatcacatgataatacattataccatgttttttttagtaattaattaattgaagcGTTTCACGAACATGACAAAGacttaaacttaaactttctttctaaaaattttaatgctcTACCAATTTTATTGACTCTTTTTTTTCCACGTACCAAGTTTGGATGTCAAATTggacaatgaaaaattttgcagTTTCTGAAACTCAAATAGAGTCAGCTTGATGAAGAATACACATCACATACCATTAAGTCACAATTTTGTTTCggtaaaatattgttttaatatttatttaatattattctaaagaaagaatctttttatttaatcttaatatgatatgatacacaaacaaatataaaaaaaaaataataataatgagaatAAGCTCAATCATTATGGTGCAATATCAACCTAGTTTTTGGTTTTGGAGCCCTTTCCCCATGAAAATCCACTTCCAGAAAGAAGCCTTGACAAAAAACCTTGGCTGTTGTCATTGTTGCCGGCCTTGTCACTGGAATTGTTCAAGTTACTGATCAGAGACCAGTGTGAACTAAAATCTGGATTATGACCACTTCTTTGCATTGCTTGCATGAGCTCTGATGCCTTCTTCAGATTGTTTTCCAGACAATACCGGTTAGCTACACAAGAGTACATCTCCCTAGTTGGAGTTTTGCCTAAATTCACCATGCACATCAAAAGCTCTTCTGCTTCTGCAGTGTGTCCTTCTTGACAGAGTCTCCTCACAAGTGTGTTCCATGTGTTGGTACTTGGCTTCAGATCCCTGGCCAACATCTCGGCATGAAAATTCTGAGCTTGTTTGAGTTTATTGCGTGTACAGAAACCTTGAATCACAGAATCATAACTAGCAGAATTGGGGACATTTCCCTTCTTTAACATTATGTTCAAAAGCTCAACTGCTTTGTTAAGCCTTCCATATACACAAAACCGTTTTATTAGGCTATTGTAATCGACAGAATCCGGTAGTAGACCTTTATCTACAATACTATGCAAAAAATGCTCTGCTTCTTGAAGCTTACCGCAAGAAAGAAGACCATCAACAATTGAATTTTGAATGATTGAATCATGAACCCAGCCATTCAATATCATTTCTTGACTCAAGTTCAGTGCTTTTTCAAGCTCCCCCGCTTCACACAAGCATCTTGTAACTGTTCTTAAGCTCCGCATATTTGGTTTAAGTCCCTTAGAAATCATTATAGAGAGATAGTGCCCAGAACCTGAGACATCTTTACACTTCGAAAACCCATATACAAGAAAATTGAAAGTGACTTCATCAGGGACTAATCCATTCTCTACcaattcatttaaaactttattcaCATTGAAACTGTTCCCAGAAGAGAGAAGATAGAAAACCAAAATGTTATAGATGACAAGGTTATCAAAGTTGCCTTGTCCAAGCATGACCTCCTTCAGGCTAAATACCCAGGAGACCCTACCCTCCATACACATCCAGCGAACACAATTTCGATAACAAGAGATTGAGAGCCCTAACTTCATTTTTATCATAACAGTAAGTAGTTCTCTGACCTTGTTTGAGTTGTTAGCTTGGCAATGCCCTTCAATCAGCATGTTACATACTTCAGCTTCTGGAAGTAGCCCCTTAGACAACATATCCTGGAACACAGTAGATGCTTCTTCAACCTTCCCTGTCATACAGAATCCTTTTACTAAAGCACGTTCAAAAGAAAACAGTACAACAGACTGCTCCTTCAAGCAAATCTCTTGTAATTTAATAGCTTTATCAAATCTATCAGCTCTGAGCAAGTGAGGAATTAATAAAAGACAAGCATCCCACCAAGGGGCCATGTTCTTGGTCAACATAGAGTCCAACATCCTAAAGGCAACAGAAAATTTTTTCTCCTCACACAGTCCTTTTATGACATGGCTGTAGGCCATTTGACCCAAGTTGCAGCCCCGCTGAATAAGTTCTTCCACTAATGCATGTGCAGCTGTGGAAAAACCCATAACACAAAGCTTCTCCAGGAACACGTTATAAATATCTGACCTTAAGTAAGGGTAGAACTCTAGCATGTGCTCAAGAAGCACTAATGCTTCCTTCAGCATTCTCTGATGGCAAAGACATTCCACAAGAGTTTTACCATCCTCCAACCCTGGCAACCAGTTATTCTTTATAGCAATATACCAGAAATCATGAAGGTCCTTCAAGATTCCGTTTTTACACAAACCTATTAATAGAGCCGTATAAGTTTCGTTCTTGATTATTAGACTTCTCTGGAGCATTCTGCAAAAGATTACCTTTCCATTGTGGACCAATCCCTTCTTGCAGCATGCTTGGACAAGCAAATTAAGAGTTTCTTGGTCTAACTGATTACCCAATTTTGGAAGTTTCTCAAAGAGAATAATGCATGCCTTCATATGAGATCGAGATGCGCACAGATGCTTCACTAATGCTGAGAAGACAGACAAAGACAGCTCTTGACCCCACCGTTCCATTTCATCTACCAACAGCAGTGCAGCTTTTAAATTTCCATTAGCACATTGCACCATTACAAGAGCGTTAAAATCAGGGATCATGGAATTTTCAAGAATCTTAGTTAATCTCTTGTCAAACTCATTCTGGTCTGTATCTAAATAGAGTCCATTCCCAAGGTTATCAAAAAATTCTGTTTTAGAAAATCCCACATCATTGTCCCTTCTCAATCTCACAGTCAATGGATTGAGCCCCAAGGCCCCAAATGCCTTTGAAAGCGGATCCTCCAGTGAAGAGAGTTCAAGGAAACCAAGGTTGGCCATCTCAGAGATAATCACTCTTGCTTCATCAAATTGCCTAGCTCTGCAATATCCTGCCAAAAGAAGTCTATAAATGGAAGAAGGAGGATGCGTGCCATTATTTAACATCTCATTGAGAATGTCTTTGGCATGCTTCCAAATACCCTCCTTAAATAGCCCACTAATAAGAGAACTGTAAGATCGTGCATCCGGCTTTAAACCTCTTGACAAAATCTCAGACAGGTAAATGAAGGAACTTCTCAAATTTCCTTCATGACAACTCCACCCAATCAATATCCCAAAGGTTCTTTCATCAGGTTTGAAACATAAACGCTTCAATTCCTGCATGAAGAAATCTGCTCTGTCCACCCCAAAGATGCTACATAGTGTATAAACAATCTTATTGCCAGTCAGAATATCCGGTGCATGCTTCATTTCGACAAAGAAACTTAGCAAATCTTCGAAGTCATTCTTCTCACAATATCCACAAGCAATCTCATTAAGTACAAAACCACTTGGCTCCAACCCGAAAGCCATCACCTTTCTAACAAGATTTCTGGACTCTTGAATTTTTCCTTCTCTACAAAGTAATCTAGCAACATTCTCAATACTAGCCTTTTCTACATCGCTCAAACTAAACCCCGTCTCCATCATATCCAAACACACTTGAAAAGCCAATTGGATTCTCTTCATTTTAACCAAATAATCAATAAGAAGATGATAACAAGACAATGAGGGAACTAATCCCTGCGTCCTCATTCGATCAAAAACCAAAGCAGCCCTTTCTAAATCGCCAACGCTCACATACCCTTCaatcaaaattccaaaaatttcatttctattcAACAAAACTCCATCCGTGGTCAAAACCAAATACTCAATTTCTCTAAACATCCCCACCCTCATAAGCATCCAGGCCATAACCTCACAAGACCTAGGAAGATGCTTAAAACCCCTGTTTTTCTCACAAGCCCACTTAAAAATTTCCCATAAAGTCTCAACCTTTCCCCTCTCATATCCAACTTTTTCACACTCATATTGAAAAGCCAACAATATTTCAAGCACGTGTTCGGGTTTCAGCTCCAAAACCCTCAAAAGTTTACGAGTAGTTTCAGGCACAACATCAGATAAATCAAGAAGTAGTCCTTTTAATGAAGCACTAGCACATGACTTATTATCTttctttatctctaacaaatgGGAACACTTCAAAAGAACAGATTTTGCAATGCCAGAGAAACTTATCAAAGATAAATCTGAGCGGGGCTCGTTAATTTGGACTTCTGATGATGCCGGTGAGAGTGAAGGATCAATGATAGAAGTGATTTTGACAGCGTTTTGCTTTGTGTAAAGAAGATAACGAACCTGTGTGATGCTGAGGAACTTGGAATTGTGACGGTTCTTGAGAGTGGAGAGGATTTGGAACATGTGCGAGCAGTCAAGTTTCGGTGATTTTTGTTCGTGCTCTTGCTCTCATCAATGGCTACTACATTGATACAGTACCTAAAGGATTTGAGTTTGGATTTTAACTGTAAACGACATGTCGTATTTacccaaaaataaatatgaaaaaaaaaaaaacatataatgaaagagagaaaactATTTTCTTCCTAACAAATAGCTCGagctaactcaaatttgaaaattggctAGATTTagtgaaatttatttaaattaaatttaagttaaaatggttatttttcaaattaaattgaattcaaatgaaATCAAGTTTATCTTAGTCTAACtcacaataaataaattaaattagtttaaatttgattcaaataatattaaatgattattaaaataatattattttatttattattaaataaaacgatgttattttatctataaatcaTAAACTCGaataataaatctaaattaaaaatttaaatcaagtttcaaaatttaaacttagaaTCAAACCGAATTTGAGCTATTAAAATCATCCCATTTTTATCCGAgctttcatttttcaaacaattGTAGGGTCAATTGAGAATCTAATTTCTatgtttattaaaaagaaaaagaaaactggcCAAAGAGGTGGATAATCTTATGGACTGGGCTGCCTTGGGCCTTTATGGACCATTACCTTCAGTTTAGCCCGTTAAGCTGTTAAAGCCATAAAGTGGATAGGACTTGAACCGCCCTGGAATCATCTTCAGTTTTTAGTTAGAATTCAGAAACATTCTGAGGCCAAAATGTTACTTCAAAAATGTTATGGGTGtccaaaaaatatgaaaattgtcatattttaaaCTTGATTGGAATGATTTTGATTGTGGCATATACCATGACAACAACTTGATAGGATCAAAACTTTTAGGCCAAATAACTgcttcccacccaaggtttaatgaaataaaattgttaccttttttaa
The genomic region above belongs to Mangifera indica cultivar Alphonso chromosome 15, CATAS_Mindica_2.1, whole genome shotgun sequence and contains:
- the LOC123198399 gene encoding pentatricopeptide repeat-containing protein At5g15280, mitochondrial, with protein sequence MFQILSTLKNRHNSKFLSITQVRYLLYTKQNAVKITSIIDPSLSPASSEVQINEPRSDLSLISFSGIAKSVLLKCSHLLEIKKDNKSCASASLKGLLLDLSDVVPETTRKLLRVLELKPEHVLEILLAFQYECEKVGYERGKVETLWEIFKWACEKNRGFKHLPRSCEVMAWMLMRVGMFREIEYLVLTTDGVLLNRNEIFGILIEGYVSVGDLERAALVFDRMRTQGLVPSLSCYHLLIDYLVKMKRIQLAFQVCLDMMETGFSLSDVEKASIENVARLLCREGKIQESRNLVRKVMAFGLEPSGFVLNEIACGYCEKNDFEDLLSFFVEMKHAPDILTGNKIVYTLCSIFGVDRADFFMQELKRLCFKPDERTFGILIGWSCHEGNLRSSFIYLSEILSRGLKPDARSYSSLISGLFKEGIWKHAKDILNEMLNNGTHPPSSIYRLLLAGYCRARQFDEARVIISEMANLGFLELSSLEDPLSKAFGALGLNPLTVRLRRDNDVGFSKTEFFDNLGNGLYLDTDQNEFDKRLTKILENSMIPDFNALVMVQCANGNLKAALLLVDEMERWGQELSLSVFSALVKHLCASRSHMKACIILFEKLPKLGNQLDQETLNLLVQACCKKGLVHNGKVIFCRMLQRSLIIKNETYTALLIGLCKNGILKDLHDFWYIAIKNNWLPGLEDGKTLVECLCHQRMLKEALVLLEHMLEFYPYLRSDIYNVFLEKLCVMGFSTAAHALVEELIQRGCNLGQMAYSHVIKGLCEEKKFSVAFRMLDSMLTKNMAPWWDACLLLIPHLLRADRFDKAIKLQEICLKEQSVVLFSFERALVKGFCMTGKVEEASTVFQDMLSKGLLPEAEVCNMLIEGHCQANNSNKVRELLTVMIKMKLGLSISCYRNCVRWMCMEGRVSWVFSLKEVMLGQGNFDNLVIYNILVFYLLSSGNSFNVNKVLNELVENGLVPDEVTFNFLVYGFSKCKDVSGSGHYLSIMISKGLKPNMRSLRTVTRCLCEAGELEKALNLSQEMILNGWVHDSIIQNSIVDGLLSCGKLQEAEHFLHSIVDKGLLPDSVDYNSLIKRFCVYGRLNKAVELLNIMLKKGNVPNSASYDSVIQGFCTRNKLKQAQNFHAEMLARDLKPSTNTWNTLVRRLCQEGHTAEAEELLMCMVNLGKTPTREMYSCVANRYCLENNLKKASELMQAMQRSGHNPDFSSHWSLISNLNNSSDKAGNNDNSQGFLSRLLSGSGFSWGKGSKTKN
- the LOC123198175 gene encoding pentatricopeptide repeat-containing protein At5g15300, which encodes MIRRRTNRQQSSSLWQKCTNLRTLKQIHGFMIVNGFDSNPSALRELVFYGAMVVSGAMNYAQQMFAQITEPDTFMYNTMIRGSAQSLTPLNAILLYTQMDKCCVKPDKFTFPFVLKACTRVMFRNMGFCVHGKVVKHGFEVNNFVRNSLIYFHANCGDLSVARVIFDASEKRDVVAWSALTAGYARRGELSVARSLFDAMPVKDLVSWNVMISGYVKQGEMAQARALFDEVPQRDVVTWNSMIAGYVMCGLNKCAFEMFEEMRIAGERPDEVTMLSLLSGCADMGDLEVGKKIHCALLEMSSGDIKVFLGNALIDMYGKCGSIERAMEVFNGMKEKDVSTWNSVIIGLAFNGYAEESISLFSEMQRLRVGPNEITFVGVLVACSHAGKVEEGKRYFKLMKDVYNTEPNIRHYGCMVDLLGRAGLLNETFEFIDQMKIEPNAIIWRTLLGACRIHGNVELGRRANERLLKMRQDESGNYVLLSNIYASQGEWGGAEKVRKLMDNSQVWKEPGRSVVEADDKALMHYLFNSKLKLDRGNPVH